From Enterococcus wangshanyuanii, the proteins below share one genomic window:
- a CDS encoding tyrosine-protein phosphatase produces MVTITNFRDIGGIQNKAGKKLRTNVFLRSGELSSLTKEDEKRLENNYHLGKIIDLRSNLEVEERPDMSVPKSEYIHIDILEDIQDEGASIGDFVKIGSPEKSASYMEKLYADIALNTTSQKGYNKFFEEILALQDQESILFHCFAGKDRTGIAAALILETLNVSRKDIYTDYLKTNELRKKENAMILEQARKTNLEEANLEALHVALNVDSSYLDNFYQTVEAQYGDIATYLKQAIGLDKGSIEILNHRFLLA; encoded by the coding sequence ATGGTAACTATTACAAATTTTAGAGATATTGGCGGTATTCAAAATAAAGCAGGAAAAAAGCTTAGAACAAACGTATTTCTAAGATCGGGTGAATTATCTAGTCTGACGAAAGAAGACGAAAAGCGTTTAGAAAACAATTATCATTTAGGTAAAATCATCGATTTAAGAAGCAATTTGGAAGTAGAGGAACGACCAGATATGTCCGTTCCTAAATCTGAGTACATCCATATCGATATTTTAGAAGATATTCAAGATGAGGGCGCATCAATAGGAGACTTTGTTAAAATCGGTTCTCCAGAGAAATCTGCTTCTTATATGGAAAAACTTTATGCAGACATTGCTTTGAATACGACTTCTCAAAAAGGCTATAATAAATTTTTCGAAGAAATCTTAGCATTACAAGATCAAGAAAGTATTTTATTCCATTGTTTTGCAGGAAAGGACCGTACAGGAATTGCTGCAGCACTTATTCTAGAAACATTAAATGTTTCTAGAAAAGACATTTACACTGATTATTTAAAGACAAATGAATTAAGAAAAAAAGAAAATGCAATGATTTTAGAACAAGCAAGAAAAACAAATTTGGAAGAAGCTAATTTAGAAGCACTGCATGTGGCTTTGAATGTAGATAGTAGTTATTTAGATAACTTCTATCAAACTGTAGAAGCTCAATATGGCGACATCGCTACCTATTTAAAACAAGCGATCGGTTTAGATAAAGGTTCAATAGAAATCTTGAATCACCGCTTTCTTTTAGCATAA
- a CDS encoding histidine phosphatase family protein, producing the protein MKKFTKLLGVLMLGMLVVAGCGNNGGAKEDTSAAKETPEELTLYIVRHGKTMLNTTDRVQGWSDAVLTKAGEEVVTAAGVGLKDIEFQNAYSSDSGRAIQTANLIIKENEKSSDLKVITDERLREFNFGTYEGDLNHTMWQDIADDQGVTLEEFMKNMTPESFANSVAKLDAKNVEEAKINWPAEDYETITTRLKAGVEDIVAKEMKNSGSGNVLITSHGLSISALLDTLFDDFKIPEGGLKNASVCTVKYKDGKYTLDKVNDLSYVEAGEK; encoded by the coding sequence ATGAAAAAATTTACAAAGCTATTAGGTGTATTAATGTTGGGGATGTTGGTTGTTGCAGGTTGTGGGAATAACGGGGGCGCAAAAGAGGATACTTCAGCAGCAAAAGAAACACCAGAAGAATTGACGCTGTATATCGTGCGTCATGGGAAAACAATGCTGAATACAACGGATCGTGTTCAAGGTTGGTCAGATGCAGTATTGACAAAAGCTGGAGAAGAAGTTGTAACAGCAGCAGGTGTTGGCTTAAAAGATATTGAATTCCAAAATGCTTATAGTAGCGATAGTGGTCGTGCCATTCAAACCGCTAATCTAATCATTAAGGAAAATGAAAAATCATCCGATCTGAAAGTGATTACAGATGAGCGTTTAAGAGAGTTTAACTTTGGGACGTATGAAGGCGATCTAAACCATACAATGTGGCAAGATATCGCTGATGACCAAGGTGTAACATTAGAAGAATTCATGAAAAACATGACACCAGAATCATTTGCAAACAGTGTCGCAAAACTTGACGCTAAAAATGTAGAAGAAGCAAAAATCAACTGGCCGGCTGAAGATTATGAAACGATTACGACAAGACTTAAAGCAGGCGTTGAAGATATCGTAGCAAAAGAAATGAAAAACTCAGGTAGTGGGAATGTTTTGATTACCTCTCACGGCTTAAGTATCTCCGCATTATTAGACACATTGTTTGATGATTTTAAAATCCCAGAAGGCGGATTGAAAAACGCCAGTGTGTGTACAGTGAAATACAAAGACGGGAAATATACATTAGATAAAGTCAATGATTTAAGCTACGTTGAAGCTGGAGAAAAATAA
- a CDS encoding 6-phospho-beta-glucosidase: protein MSFRKDFLWGGATAANQCEGGYNEGGRGLANVDLAPVGPDRFPVITGEKKMFEFDDEHFYPAQNAIDMYHRYKEDIALFAEMGFKTYRLSIAWSRIFPLGDETEPNEEGLKYYEDLFKECRKYNIEPLVTITHFDCPMHLVEKYGAWRSREMVGFYENLCRVIFNRYKGLVKYWLTFNEINMILHAPFMGAGLYFEEGENKEQVKYQAAHHELVASAVATKIAHEVDPENQVGCMLAAGTNYAYTCKPEDVWAARKADRENFFFIDVQSRGEYPAYALKELEREGIELPIEDGDLELLKEHTVDFISFSYYSSRVQSTDPAVNEQTAGNIFASVKNPYLEASEWGWQIDPLGLRVTMNDLYDRYQKPLFIVENGLGAVDTPDENGYVADDYRIEYLAAHIQAMKDAVELDGVDLLGYTTWGCIDLVSAGTGEMKKRYGFIYVDRDNEGNGTLKRSKKKSFDWYKKVISTNGEDLTNA from the coding sequence ATGTCATTTAGAAAAGATTTTTTATGGGGCGGCGCAACAGCGGCCAATCAATGTGAAGGTGGCTATAACGAAGGGGGACGTGGCTTAGCCAATGTAGATCTAGCCCCTGTCGGACCGGATCGTTTTCCAGTGATCACTGGTGAAAAGAAAATGTTTGAGTTTGATGACGAGCATTTTTACCCTGCACAAAACGCGATCGATATGTACCACCGCTACAAAGAAGATATCGCTTTGTTTGCAGAAATGGGCTTTAAGACGTATCGTTTATCGATTGCCTGGAGCCGGATTTTCCCATTAGGGGATGAAACGGAACCAAATGAAGAAGGCTTGAAATATTATGAAGATCTCTTCAAAGAATGCCGTAAATACAATATCGAACCGCTTGTAACCATCACACATTTTGACTGTCCAATGCATTTAGTGGAAAAATACGGGGCGTGGCGTAGCCGTGAAATGGTTGGTTTTTACGAAAACTTATGCCGTGTGATCTTCAATCGCTACAAAGGCTTAGTGAAATACTGGTTGACCTTCAATGAGATCAACATGATCCTTCACGCACCATTTATGGGCGCAGGCTTGTATTTTGAAGAAGGCGAAAATAAAGAACAAGTCAAATATCAAGCGGCGCACCATGAGTTAGTAGCCAGCGCAGTAGCGACAAAAATCGCCCATGAAGTCGATCCGGAAAACCAAGTCGGCTGTATGTTAGCGGCAGGAACCAACTATGCGTATACATGTAAACCAGAAGACGTTTGGGCAGCACGTAAAGCAGACCGGGAAAACTTTTTCTTCATCGATGTCCAATCTCGTGGCGAATACCCAGCATATGCGCTGAAGGAATTAGAACGTGAAGGCATCGAATTACCGATCGAAGACGGAGATCTGGAGTTATTGAAAGAGCATACAGTTGATTTCATTTCCTTCTCTTATTATTCTTCACGTGTTCAATCAACAGATCCAGCGGTCAATGAACAAACAGCTGGCAATATCTTTGCCTCAGTAAAAAATCCTTACTTGGAAGCAAGTGAATGGGGCTGGCAGATCGATCCGCTTGGCTTGCGTGTAACAATGAATGACTTGTATGACCGCTATCAAAAACCATTGTTCATCGTGGAAAACGGCTTAGGTGCCGTAGATACGCCCGATGAAAACGGCTATGTGGCTGACGATTACCGCATCGAATATTTAGCGGCACATATTCAAGCAATGAAAGATGCCGTGGAGTTAGACGGTGTCGATCTACTAGGTTATACAACGTGGGGCTGTATCGACCTTGTGTCAGCTGGAACAGGGGAAATGAAAAAACGTTACGGATTCATCTATGTCGATCGTGACAATGAAGGAAACGGCACGTTAAAACGTTCGAAGAAAAAATCATTCGACTGGTATAAAAAAGTTATTTCAACAAATGGGGAAGATTTAACGAACGCATAA
- a CDS encoding beta-glucoside-specific PTS transporter subunit IIABC, giving the protein MGKYYDLAQKIVDNVGGKENINSLTHCITRLRFKLKDEGKANDDILKNMDGVVTVMKSGGQYQVVIGNHVPAVYEDVLTIAGISSDSEQESSGGNIFNRLIDILSGCFQPFLGALAAAGMVKGLNALLVFLKLYSNTSGTYTMLNGIGDAIFFFMPVILGYTAARKFNLNPMVGIVIGAALCYPSVQGSALQTAFETTAGAGAAAPYSLLGLPAYTTFLGIPWVGAGYTSSVVPIIFIVAFAAQIQKLFKKIIPEVVQTFLVPFFVLLIALPIGFLVIGPIISMLTDLLSAGFSSLMEFSPALYGLILGFFWQVLVIFGLHWSVVPLAIMQITQEGFSQVLVRSFAASFAQTAVVMAMFFKLNDKKIKALCPPAIISGIFGVTEPAIYGITLPKKTPFIFSMIGAAAGGLYLMINGVTSYTMGGLGIFGVLNFINGDDASGVLHSFIAIGIAVAIGFLLTFFFWKDEVVTEEAKENTATQKAMKEAVLSPVKGRVLPLSKASDQAFAQGALGKGVLIEPTEGIVRAPFDGTVMTLFPTKHAIGLISDQGMELLIHIGMDTVQLEGQGFEAKVAQGDKVKKGQVLVTFDMDAIKAAGYSVETPIIVTNTGDYLDIVETQDQEVTSNDTLITGLA; this is encoded by the coding sequence ATGGGAAAATATTATGATTTAGCACAGAAAATTGTAGACAATGTAGGTGGAAAAGAAAATATCAATAGCTTGACGCACTGTATCACTCGTTTACGCTTTAAATTGAAAGACGAAGGAAAAGCAAATGATGACATTTTGAAAAACATGGATGGTGTCGTAACAGTCATGAAAAGCGGCGGACAGTATCAGGTAGTTATTGGGAACCACGTGCCGGCAGTTTATGAAGATGTTTTGACTATTGCTGGTATTTCTTCAGATTCAGAGCAAGAATCTTCAGGAGGAAATATTTTCAATCGTTTGATCGATATTTTAAGCGGCTGTTTCCAACCTTTCCTTGGCGCATTGGCTGCTGCTGGGATGGTTAAAGGATTAAACGCTTTACTTGTTTTCTTGAAATTATACTCAAATACATCTGGTACTTATACAATGTTAAATGGAATTGGCGATGCAATCTTCTTCTTCATGCCAGTGATTCTTGGATATACTGCAGCAAGAAAGTTCAACTTGAATCCAATGGTCGGAATCGTGATCGGTGCAGCGCTTTGTTATCCATCGGTACAAGGTAGTGCACTACAAACAGCATTTGAAACAACAGCTGGTGCGGGTGCTGCAGCCCCATACAGTCTTTTAGGATTACCAGCTTACACAACCTTTTTAGGTATTCCTTGGGTGGGTGCTGGTTACACAAGTAGTGTTGTACCAATCATATTTATTGTTGCTTTTGCTGCTCAAATTCAAAAACTATTTAAGAAAATTATTCCTGAAGTTGTTCAGACATTCTTAGTGCCATTTTTTGTACTATTGATTGCACTACCAATCGGCTTTTTAGTGATTGGTCCAATCATCAGCATGTTGACAGATCTATTAAGTGCTGGATTCAGCTCATTGATGGAATTCTCACCAGCTTTATACGGATTGATTTTAGGCTTCTTCTGGCAAGTATTAGTAATCTTTGGTTTACACTGGAGTGTTGTGCCGCTTGCAATCATGCAAATTACGCAAGAAGGATTTAGCCAAGTATTAGTTAGATCATTTGCGGCAAGTTTTGCACAAACCGCAGTTGTAATGGCAATGTTCTTCAAATTGAATGATAAAAAAATCAAAGCATTATGTCCTCCAGCAATCATTTCAGGAATTTTTGGTGTAACTGAGCCAGCGATTTATGGGATCACATTACCTAAAAAGACCCCATTCATTTTTTCAATGATCGGTGCTGCTGCTGGTGGTCTTTACTTGATGATCAACGGGGTAACCTCTTATACAATGGGCGGTTTAGGAATCTTTGGTGTTTTAAACTTTATTAACGGCGACGATGCTAGTGGCGTGCTTCATTCATTCATCGCAATCGGTATCGCGGTTGCAATTGGTTTCTTGCTAACATTCTTCTTCTGGAAAGATGAAGTGGTTACGGAAGAAGCGAAAGAAAATACAGCTACTCAAAAAGCGATGAAAGAAGCAGTATTAAGTCCAGTTAAAGGACGCGTTTTACCATTGAGCAAAGCAAGTGATCAAGCATTTGCGCAAGGAGCATTAGGAAAAGGCGTATTGATTGAGCCAACTGAAGGAATTGTCCGTGCACCATTTGATGGAACAGTCATGACATTATTCCCAACAAAACACGCGATTGGTTTGATTTCAGATCAAGGAATGGAACTATTGATCCACATTGGTATGGATACTGTTCAATTAGAAGGACAAGGCTTTGAAGCGAAAGTTGCTCAGGGAGATAAAGTTAAAAAAGGACAAGTGTTAGTAACGTTTGATATGGATGCGATTAAAGCAGCTGGTTATAGTGTAGAAACGCCTATAATTGTGACGAATACGGGTGATTATTTGGATATCGTAGAAACACAAGATCAAGAAGTAACGTCAAATGATACTTTGATCACAGGTTTAGCATAA
- the licT gene encoding BglG family transcription antiterminator LicT — protein MIIQKILNNNVVITLDANDQEQIVMGRGIAFKRKIGDYVPEEQVDQVFRLANQDTSLKFQELLGELPLEVMQVSDEVIKYAKTKLGRKLNDTIFISLTDHLHTALERMKQGIEVRNFLLWDIKRFFPDEFFIGNKALEMVKEKFGVQLPEDEAGFIALHLVNAGMDEEVGNVYELTKIMQEITNIVKYHFKVTFNEDSVYFYRFSTHLKFFSYRLLNHKEFHDEEDDELYEVIKKKYRNAYNCVNKIADFLKANYNYTISKEEKMYLIIHIARVVQTNSD, from the coding sequence ATGATTATTCAAAAAATTTTGAATAATAATGTTGTAATCACGTTGGATGCAAATGATCAGGAACAAATAGTTATGGGGCGAGGTATAGCTTTTAAAAGAAAAATCGGAGACTATGTACCAGAAGAACAAGTAGACCAAGTTTTTCGATTAGCGAATCAAGATACCTCATTGAAATTTCAAGAATTATTAGGTGAGTTACCACTAGAAGTCATGCAAGTGTCGGATGAAGTCATCAAGTATGCAAAGACTAAGCTTGGTCGAAAATTAAACGATACAATCTTTATTTCTTTGACGGATCATCTTCATACGGCATTAGAACGCATGAAACAAGGAATTGAAGTTAGAAACTTCTTGCTGTGGGATATCAAGCGCTTTTTCCCAGATGAATTTTTTATTGGAAACAAGGCGTTAGAGATGGTAAAAGAAAAATTCGGTGTACAATTACCAGAGGACGAGGCTGGATTTATCGCCTTACACCTTGTTAATGCTGGGATGGATGAAGAAGTCGGAAACGTATATGAATTGACCAAAATCATGCAAGAAATCACAAACATTGTTAAGTATCATTTTAAAGTTACTTTTAACGAAGATTCAGTTTATTTTTATCGTTTTAGCACTCATTTAAAGTTTTTTTCATATCGATTATTGAACCATAAAGAGTTTCATGATGAAGAAGATGATGAACTATATGAAGTAATTAAAAAGAAATACCGAAATGCATACAATTGTGTTAATAAAATTGCTGATTTTTTAAAAGCTAATTACAATTATACAATTTCAAAAGAAGAAAAAATGTATTTGATTATTCATATCGCACGAGTCGTACAAACAAATAGTGATTAA